The sequence TATCTTCCGTTCTTTGAAGCAAGTGGCGGTGGAATTACCGTTAGTGGTGGTGAACCTCTCCTTCAAATTGACTTTTTAATTGAACTTTTCAAAGAATGTAAGAAACATGGTATTCATACAACAATCGATAGCTCAGGCGGACCATTTAATCGTCGACCACAATTTATGGAAAAACTCGATGAGCTATTGCAATATACGGATTTAATTTTACTTGATTTAAAGCATATCGATAGTGAAAAGCATAAATTCATTACTGGTATGCCAAATGAGCATATTCTTGATTTTGCTAAATATTTATCTGAAAAGAATATCCCTATCTGGGTTCGACACGTACTTGTACCTACGCTAAGCGACTTTGATGAAGACCTTTACCGCCTTGCTGATTTTATCAAAACACTCAACAACGTCCAAAAAATTGAAGTCCTTCCTTATCATAAACTCGGTGTTTATAAATGGGAAAATTTAGGACTTGAATACAAATTAAATGGCGTTGAACCCCCTTCCCTAGAGCGTGTTGATAATGCAAAGAAAATATTAAATACAGCATTAGTACGGAACTAACTTAATAAATACCCCCTTCAAAAAGCAGGTCTCCCCCCTGCTTTTTTATTTACACTTTTCCCATTACTTGAATAGAATACATAAAACAATCGATAGGAATGAAAAAATTGACGATAAGTTTTCCCGTTACTGTAACCACGAAAATGGTACAAAAGAGTAAAAATATTATTATTTACTATCCGATGATTCATGATTTAAAAAGTCACAATGTCGAATTATTGATTAATCATTCGATTGTGGAAGTATGTCAGGAATTGATTAACAAACAATTTAGCGAAATGACCTCTCCCGTAGTCGAAATGATTGGTCACTTTGAAATTAAAAATAATCAGCGAGATATTTTAAGCCTTACTCTTTCCAATTATACGTATCATGATCATGCCGCTCACGGAATGACGTATTTACGATCCCTAACATTTAATACAAAAAGTGGTAAACGTTACAAACTCGCAGACTTATTCAAGCCTGATTGCGATTATGTCAGACGTATATCGCGTTTAATTAAGAAACAAATTACTAAGCGGGATATGACTACCTTAAGTGAATTTAATAAAATTAAGCCAGATCAAGAATTCTATATTGCGGATAAATCACTTGTTATTTATTTTCAACTTTATGATTTAGTCCCATATGTTTACGGCATTCCTATGTTCCCTATTTCTGTTTATGATTTGCAAGATATGGTTGTAGAAGATGGACCATTAGGAAGAATGA comes from Bacillus andreraoultii and encodes:
- the pflA gene encoding pyruvate formate-lyase-activating protein — encoded protein: MVTGRIHSVETFGAVDGPGLRYIVFTQGCLLRCQFCHNPDTWKIGNGKEMTVQEIVDDVLDYLPFFEASGGGITVSGGEPLLQIDFLIELFKECKKHGIHTTIDSSGGPFNRRPQFMEKLDELLQYTDLILLDLKHIDSEKHKFITGMPNEHILDFAKYLSEKNIPIWVRHVLVPTLSDFDEDLYRLADFIKTLNNVQKIEVLPYHKLGVYKWENLGLEYKLNGVEPPSLERVDNAKKILNTALVRN
- a CDS encoding DUF3298 and DUF4163 domain-containing protein translates to MTISFPVTVTTKMVQKSKNIIIYYPMIHDLKSHNVELLINHSIVEVCQELINKQFSEMTSPVVEMIGHFEIKNNQRDILSLTLSNYTYHDHAAHGMTYLRSLTFNTKSGKRYKLADLFKPDCDYVRRISRLIKKQITKRDMTTLSEFNKIKPDQEFYIADKSLVIYFQLYDLVPYVYGIPMFPISVYDLQDMVVEDGPLGRMILGT